In a single window of the Streptosporangiales bacterium genome:
- a CDS encoding DUF3710 domain-containing protein: MIFRRRRARRERAEEAAANGPVDDELTDDTDAADDDAGEVTADADDSTPDEDDAGETRDDSDDDDDAADEDASPSSETGPWDIHDDFPEVERLDLGAIRVPVVDGFEIQVRMEDDEVVAATVLHGESGLEIMACAAPKTGGLWDDLRTEMIKGLKGSGGRVVVVDGTFGRELLAEVPVTGPDGQQGTQHIRFVGIDGPRWFLRGAFSGRAVDEPRQAKPLEDILRGCVVSRGQQAMAPRELIPLELPREAREALGLSTSTEEEPTNRFKSAARRPGVAG, from the coding sequence GTGATCTTCCGACGCCGTCGCGCTCGGCGAGAGCGTGCCGAAGAGGCAGCCGCGAACGGTCCCGTCGACGACGAGCTGACCGATGACACCGACGCTGCGGACGACGACGCCGGCGAGGTCACCGCCGACGCCGACGACTCGACGCCTGACGAGGACGACGCGGGCGAGACGCGCGACGATTCCGACGATGACGACGACGCCGCGGACGAGGACGCGTCGCCGAGCTCGGAGACCGGCCCCTGGGACATCCACGACGACTTCCCCGAGGTCGAGCGCCTCGACCTCGGGGCGATCCGGGTGCCGGTCGTCGACGGGTTCGAGATCCAGGTGCGCATGGAGGACGACGAGGTCGTCGCGGCGACCGTGCTGCACGGGGAGAGCGGGCTGGAGATCATGGCGTGCGCGGCGCCGAAGACCGGCGGCCTCTGGGACGACCTGCGCACGGAGATGATCAAGGGACTCAAGGGCTCGGGTGGCCGGGTGGTCGTGGTCGACGGGACCTTCGGACGCGAGCTCCTCGCCGAGGTGCCGGTCACCGGGCCTGACGGCCAGCAGGGCACGCAGCACATCAGGTTCGTCGGGATCGACGGGCCGCGCTGGTTCCTGCGCGGGGCGTTCTCCGGGCGCGCGGTGGACGAGCCGCGGCAGGCCAAGCCGCTCGAGGACATCCTCCGCGGTTGCGTCGTGAGCAGGGGCCAGCAGGCGATGGCGCCCAGGGAGCTGATCCCGCTGGAGCTGCCGCGCGAGGCGCGCGAGGCCCTCGGTCTCTCCACGAGCACCGAGGAGGAGCCCACCAACAGGTTCAAGTCGGCGGCTCGCCGTCCAGGCGTGGCTGGGTAG
- a CDS encoding dUTP diphosphatase → MTVDVLIRRLQPDVPLPAYAHPGDAGADLTTNEDVTLAPGERATVGTGIALALPDGYAAFVHPRSGLAARLGITLVNAPGTVDAGYRGEIRVTLINTDGHETARFRRGDRIAQLVVQQVERIRLHEVERLPGSDRGDGGHGSTGGFTDPAAPVAR, encoded by the coding sequence GTGACCGTCGACGTCCTGATCCGCCGCCTCCAGCCCGACGTCCCGCTGCCCGCGTACGCGCATCCCGGCGACGCCGGTGCCGACCTGACCACCAACGAGGACGTCACCCTCGCCCCCGGCGAGCGCGCCACCGTCGGCACGGGGATCGCCCTGGCCCTGCCGGACGGCTACGCCGCCTTCGTCCATCCCCGGTCGGGACTTGCCGCCAGGCTCGGGATCACGCTGGTCAATGCACCGGGCACGGTCGACGCGGGTTACCGTGGGGAGATCCGGGTGACGCTCATCAACACCGACGGGCACGAGACCGCACGCTTCCGTCGCGGTGACAGGATCGCGCAGCTCGTCGTCCAACAGGTGGAACGGATCCGCCTGCACGAGGTCGAGCGGTTGCCCGGGAGCGACCGCGGCGACGGCGGCCACGGGTCGACGGGTGGGTTCACCGATCCGGCGGCACCGGTCGCGCGATAG
- a CDS encoding DUF3093 family protein: protein MEKEQRAFDERLWVPWWWWPIAAAVIAVLGAELHLGFGPMVAVVIYAALGGLVASLLIRWAVPIRIDGDVLRVGVHRIPLDHVTGVRVLDRADARRVLVDRPDGSAVMIVRGYVARVVHVTTDADGDLPGYLLVSSRRADDLAAAVGCRTDR from the coding sequence GTGGAGAAGGAACAGCGGGCCTTCGACGAACGCCTGTGGGTCCCGTGGTGGTGGTGGCCGATCGCCGCGGCCGTCATCGCGGTGCTCGGCGCCGAGCTGCACCTCGGCTTCGGCCCGATGGTCGCCGTCGTCATCTACGCCGCGCTCGGCGGACTCGTCGCCTCCCTCCTGATCCGCTGGGCGGTACCGATCCGGATCGACGGCGACGTCCTGCGCGTCGGCGTCCACCGGATACCGCTCGACCACGTCACCGGCGTCCGCGTGCTCGACCGCGCCGACGCGCGACGCGTGCTCGTCGACCGACCCGACGGGTCGGCGGTGATGATCGTCCGCGGCTACGTGGCCCGCGTCGTGCACGTCACGACCGACGCCGACGGCGACCTCCCCGGCTACCTTCTCGTCTCCAGCCGCCGCGCTGACGACCTCGCGGCCGCAGTGGGTTGCCGTACCGACCGGTGA
- a CDS encoding DUF4235 domain-containing protein, which produces MAGKSDIGWKVVSGLAALGAGVAARKILELAWTKSTGNAPPENPDSPEVAMREAVLWAVATGVTMGLARLFATREAAKAWRRVTGDLPAVFREIKEELD; this is translated from the coding sequence ATGGCGGGCAAGTCCGACATCGGATGGAAAGTCGTCAGCGGGCTCGCCGCCCTCGGGGCCGGCGTCGCGGCCCGCAAGATCCTCGAGCTCGCCTGGACCAAGTCGACCGGCAACGCGCCGCCGGAGAACCCCGACTCCCCCGAGGTCGCGATGCGTGAGGCGGTCCTCTGGGCCGTCGCCACCGGCGTCACCATGGGCCTCGCGCGCCTCTTCGCCACCCGCGAGGCGGCCAAGGCATGGCGCCGGGTCACCGGCGACCTGCCGGCGGTCTTCCGCGAGATCAAGGAAGAGCTCGACTGA
- a CDS encoding DUF4193 family protein gives MATDYDAPRKSDEEMNEDSIEELKARRREKSAVAVEDEAELAESFELPGADLSNEELSVRVLPRQADEFTCSRCFLVHHRSQLAQAKKGQLVCRDCAA, from the coding sequence ATGGCCACCGACTACGACGCACCACGCAAGTCCGACGAGGAGATGAACGAAGACAGTATCGAGGAGCTCAAGGCTCGGCGCCGCGAGAAGTCCGCGGTCGCCGTCGAAGACGAGGCCGAACTGGCCGAGAGCTTCGAGCTGCCGGGTGCCGACCTGTCCAACGAGGAGCTGAGCGTTCGCGTTCTTCCTCGGCAGGCAGACGAGTTCACCTGCTCCCGCTGCTTCCTCGTCCACCACCGCAGCCAGCTCGCGCAGGCGAAGAAGGGGCAGCTCGTCTGCCGCGACTGCGCGGCCTGA
- a CDS encoding prolyl oligopeptidase family serine peptidase has translation MSTPFHDLSAYAALPRVSSLVLSPDGARLVATVSVLSTDEKSYVSSLWEVDVAGERPATRLTRSTKGESAPAFSPDGGLLFVSDRPDPGDADGAEQAAGLWRLPAGGGEAERLVTRAGGVSGVGVAAEAGTVVVAAGVLPGAVDGDDTERRRERRDRSVSAILHTSARVRYWDHDLGPDEPHLLAVDGLTSPDLAVGLRDLTAEPGRALDEASFDVARDGRWLVTSWKVPHGHDEVRVQLRTADLVTGETRVLLDDERFSYEHPAISPDGRWVAAVRETRPTYDEPADLTLVVVPADGGQERDLLPDLDRWPGGPVWSHDGAAVLTTTDETGRGRIVRVDLGSGAVTALTGDDGVYAALQPSPDGSDLYALRTTVDEPATPVRLDPALPDQRPERLRGPAERPALPGTLTEVETTADDGCPLRAWLALPHGAGPERPAPMLLWVHGGPAASWNQWQWRWNPWLMVARGYAVLLPDPALSTGYGIDFHRRGWGTWGERPYTDLMAVTDAVVARPDIDAGRTAAMGGSFGGYMANWIATQTDRFTAIVTHASLWALDEFCGTTDLPAYWRSQFGDPLEQPDRYERNSPHRHAGRITTPMLVIHGDKDYRVPIGEGLRLYSDLVHHGVDATFLYYPDENHWILKPGNAAVWYDTVFAFLAHHVLGEEWRRPASL, from the coding sequence GTGTCCACGCCGTTTCACGACCTGTCGGCGTACGCCGCGCTCCCGCGCGTCTCGTCGCTCGTCCTCTCGCCCGACGGCGCCAGGCTCGTGGCGACGGTGTCGGTGCTGTCCACCGACGAGAAGAGCTACGTGAGCTCGCTCTGGGAGGTCGACGTCGCCGGCGAGCGGCCCGCGACCCGGTTGACGCGGTCGACGAAGGGGGAGTCGGCACCGGCGTTCTCGCCGGACGGTGGGCTGCTGTTCGTGAGTGACCGGCCGGACCCGGGCGACGCCGACGGCGCCGAGCAGGCGGCGGGGCTGTGGCGGCTGCCCGCCGGCGGCGGAGAGGCCGAGCGGCTCGTCACCCGTGCCGGTGGGGTCTCCGGGGTGGGCGTGGCGGCGGAGGCCGGCACCGTCGTGGTCGCGGCCGGCGTCCTCCCCGGCGCCGTGGACGGCGACGACACCGAACGCCGCAGGGAGCGCAGGGACAGGAGCGTCAGCGCGATCCTGCACACCTCGGCGCGGGTCAGGTACTGGGACCACGACCTCGGGCCCGACGAGCCGCATCTCCTCGCGGTCGACGGCCTCACGTCGCCCGACCTGGCAGTCGGCCTGCGCGATCTCACGGCGGAGCCCGGCCGCGCCCTCGACGAGGCGTCGTTCGACGTCGCGAGGGACGGTCGGTGGCTGGTGACCTCGTGGAAGGTGCCGCACGGTCACGACGAGGTGCGCGTCCAACTGCGCACGGCCGACCTGGTCACGGGCGAGACGCGCGTGCTGCTCGACGACGAGAGGTTCAGCTACGAGCACCCCGCGATCTCGCCCGACGGCCGGTGGGTGGCCGCCGTGCGCGAGACCCGGCCCACCTACGACGAGCCGGCCGACCTGACGCTGGTGGTGGTGCCGGCCGACGGGGGACAGGAACGCGACCTGTTGCCCGACCTCGACCGCTGGCCGGGCGGCCCGGTGTGGTCGCACGACGGAGCGGCGGTGCTCACCACCACCGACGAGACCGGCCGCGGGCGGATCGTCCGGGTCGACCTCGGGTCGGGGGCCGTCACCGCGCTCACCGGCGACGACGGCGTCTACGCCGCGCTGCAACCGTCACCCGACGGCAGCGATCTCTACGCCCTCCGCACCACTGTCGACGAGCCCGCGACGCCGGTGCGTCTCGACCCGGCGCTGCCCGACCAGCGTCCGGAGCGGCTGCGCGGCCCGGCCGAGCGTCCGGCGCTGCCCGGCACGCTGACCGAGGTCGAGACCACCGCGGACGATGGGTGCCCGCTGCGCGCCTGGCTGGCGCTGCCGCACGGCGCGGGTCCCGAGCGGCCGGCGCCGATGCTGCTCTGGGTGCACGGCGGTCCCGCGGCGTCCTGGAACCAGTGGCAGTGGCGGTGGAACCCCTGGCTGATGGTGGCCCGCGGCTACGCCGTCCTGCTCCCCGACCCGGCGCTGTCGACGGGTTACGGCATCGACTTCCACCGGCGCGGCTGGGGCACGTGGGGCGAGCGTCCCTACACCGACCTCATGGCGGTCACCGACGCGGTCGTCGCGCGCCCCGACATCGATGCCGGCCGGACGGCGGCGATGGGCGGGTCGTTCGGCGGGTACATGGCCAACTGGATCGCGACGCAGACCGACCGCTTCACGGCGATCGTCACGCACGCGAGCCTGTGGGCGCTGGACGAGTTCTGCGGCACGACCGACCTGCCCGCGTACTGGCGGAGCCAGTTCGGCGACCCGCTCGAACAGCCTGATCGCTACGAGCGCAACTCGCCGCACCGGCACGCCGGCCGGATCACCACGCCGATGCTGGTGATCCACGGTGACAAGGACTACCGGGTGCCGATCGGTGAGGGGCTGCGGTTGTACTCCGACCTGGTCCACCACGGCGTCGACGCCACGTTCCTCTACTACCCCGACGAGAACCACTGGATCCTGAAGCCGGGCAACGCGGCGGTCTGGTACGACACCGTCTTCGCCTTCCTCGCCCACCACGTGCTCGGCGAGGAGTGGCGTCGCCCCGCCTCCCTCTGA
- a CDS encoding nucleoside hydrolase, producing the protein MRIGRFSALVLAILVAVPGAAHAATAPTAPDVRPVAAPTGDTTGAKTKKVIVDADMGELNDDAVALFMLANSPSVDVLGVTIVAGNTWAEEGTAYGLRQLELIKRTDIPVIVGAGEPLNASRQQQLAAEQDLFGNIEYTGAFSRERPRSYRDLAEPPYGGYPKTRPAKGTAVKFIVDQVKKHPHQVTLFALGPAANVTLAMKEHPEIVPLVKDVIYMGGAFDVPGNTSPAAEFNWWFDPEAAKMAVRTPFEKQTIVPLDVCETVTYSKAEYDRIVAGRETPIKKMFKDLHGPGFAEDPEDTSFVWDALTAAIFLEPDLATKVEKRYVDVDSTYGPNYGRSMGYGPSRNRSLDNPDDFPVGTQQADILLEIDQKRFWDLYISLMRR; encoded by the coding sequence ATGCGGATCGGTCGGTTCTCGGCACTCGTCCTCGCGATCCTCGTCGCGGTGCCAGGAGCGGCGCACGCCGCCACCGCCCCCACGGCCCCTGACGTCCGACCGGTCGCCGCCCCGACCGGGGACACCACCGGGGCGAAGACCAAGAAGGTCATCGTCGACGCCGACATGGGTGAGCTGAACGACGACGCCGTCGCCCTGTTCATGCTCGCGAACTCCCCCTCGGTCGACGTGCTCGGCGTGACAATCGTCGCGGGCAACACCTGGGCCGAGGAGGGCACCGCGTACGGCCTCCGGCAGCTCGAGCTGATCAAGCGCACCGACATCCCGGTCATTGTCGGTGCCGGCGAGCCGCTCAACGCGTCCCGCCAGCAGCAACTGGCTGCCGAGCAGGATCTCTTCGGCAACATCGAGTACACCGGCGCGTTCTCCCGGGAGCGGCCGCGCTCGTACCGCGACCTCGCCGAACCTCCGTACGGCGGCTACCCGAAGACCAGGCCCGCCAAGGGCACCGCGGTGAAGTTCATCGTCGACCAGGTGAAGAAGCACCCGCACCAGGTCACGCTGTTCGCGCTCGGCCCCGCCGCCAACGTCACGCTGGCGATGAAGGAGCACCCGGAGATCGTCCCGCTCGTCAAGGACGTCATCTACATGGGCGGCGCCTTCGACGTGCCGGGCAACACCTCGCCCGCGGCCGAGTTCAACTGGTGGTTCGACCCCGAGGCGGCGAAGATGGCCGTCCGCACCCCGTTCGAGAAGCAGACGATCGTGCCGCTCGACGTGTGCGAGACCGTCACCTACTCGAAGGCGGAGTACGACCGCATCGTCGCCGGCCGCGAGACGCCGATCAAGAAGATGTTCAAGGACTTGCACGGTCCCGGCTTCGCCGAGGACCCGGAGGACACGAGCTTCGTCTGGGACGCCCTGACCGCCGCGATCTTCCTCGAGCCGGACCTCGCGACCAAGGTCGAGAAGCGCTACGTCGACGTCGACTCCACCTACGGTCCGAACTACGGGCGTTCGATGGGCTACGGCCCGAGCCGCAACCGCTCGCTCGACAACCCCGACGACTTCCCCGTCGGCACGCAGCAGGCCGACATTCTCCTCGAGATCGACCAGAAGAGGTTCTGGGATCTCTACATCAGCCTGATGCGCCGCTGA
- a CDS encoding ferrochelatase: MSSHGYDAVLLVSFGGPEGPDDVMPFLENVTRGRDVPRERLLEVAEHYHHFGGVSPINGQCRELLAAVGADFETNGIDLPLYWGNRNWDPLLTDTMRQMADDGVGRALAFVTSAYSSYSSCRVYREDIEAARAEVGPGAPVVDKIRPFYDHPGFVEPMVRATRDSLLELPADERAGARLVFVAHSIPIAMSDASGPTGGAYPAQVTETARLVAQAVGQYDWDVAWCSRSGPPSQPWLEPDVCDHLVTLHDKGVRAVAIIPVGFVSDHMEVVFDLDTEALGEARKLGMHAVRVPAVGTAPEFVSMVRELVLERTHPATPRRALGRLGPSWDRCAPDCCRS; the protein is encoded by the coding sequence ATGAGCTCCCACGGCTACGACGCCGTCCTCCTCGTCTCCTTCGGCGGGCCCGAGGGTCCCGACGACGTGATGCCGTTCCTGGAGAACGTCACGCGCGGACGCGACGTACCGCGCGAGCGGCTGCTCGAGGTCGCCGAGCACTACCACCACTTCGGCGGGGTCAGCCCCATCAACGGGCAGTGCCGCGAGCTGCTCGCGGCCGTCGGAGCCGACTTCGAGACCAACGGCATCGACCTCCCGCTCTACTGGGGCAACCGCAACTGGGACCCGCTGCTCACCGACACGATGCGGCAGATGGCCGACGACGGCGTCGGCAGGGCGCTCGCGTTCGTCACGTCGGCCTACTCCTCGTACTCGTCGTGCCGCGTCTACCGCGAGGACATCGAGGCGGCCAGGGCGGAGGTGGGTCCCGGCGCGCCCGTCGTCGACAAGATCCGCCCGTTCTACGACCACCCGGGATTCGTCGAGCCGATGGTCCGCGCGACCCGTGACTCGCTGCTCGAGCTGCCGGCGGACGAGAGGGCCGGCGCGCGGCTGGTGTTCGTCGCCCACAGCATCCCGATCGCGATGTCCGACGCCAGCGGCCCCACCGGAGGCGCGTACCCGGCGCAGGTGACCGAGACGGCCAGGCTCGTCGCGCAGGCCGTCGGGCAGTACGACTGGGACGTCGCGTGGTGCAGCCGCAGCGGCCCGCCGAGCCAGCCGTGGCTCGAGCCCGACGTCTGCGACCACCTCGTGACACTCCATGACAAGGGTGTGCGCGCGGTCGCGATCATCCCGGTCGGGTTCGTCTCCGACCACATGGAGGTCGTCTTCGACCTCGACACCGAGGCCCTCGGCGAGGCCCGGAAGCTCGGCATGCACGCCGTGCGCGTCCCCGCCGTCGGCACGGCTCCCGAGTTCGTCTCGATGGTGCGCGAGCTGGTGCTCGAACGGACCCACCCGGCGACGCCACGGCGGGCACTCGGTCGGCTCGGCCCTTCCTGGGACCGCTGCGCGCCCGACTGCTGCCGCTCCTGA
- a CDS encoding transglycosylase SLT domain-containing protein encodes MSATRATVSVVVAVACVATLAVGTAVAVTGTMPSRVASPGPPSPSPSPMPTTGAPGNGGVAPLNRVVAPDLLVTSPAPIDAPAMRRLGRVAGVTETLRVAAGTVGVGSGSAVVLGVEPSTFRAWTPLASAKSDALWRALAEEQLVLTFEAREARGLTLGDTYAVTAERALPLRLGALAALDLPRVGGLVTSSTARGLGLTDGGAVLVNAPAATAGTPSAVRKALGPRARVTAVRAPRSEPAEPTPTGEPGTYRELYERAASRCPGLSWAVLAAIGQVESDHGRNMGPSTAGALGPMQFLPSTWRSFGVDGNGDGRRDIWDPYDAVPAAADYLCEHGAGRGGAGLSTAVFAYNHSDSYVRQVLDLAEAYAGSS; translated from the coding sequence ATGAGCGCGACGCGGGCGACGGTGAGCGTGGTGGTCGCCGTCGCGTGTGTCGCGACGCTGGCCGTCGGCACCGCCGTCGCCGTCACCGGCACCATGCCGTCTCGCGTCGCGTCGCCCGGCCCGCCGTCACCGTCGCCGTCGCCGATGCCCACGACCGGGGCACCGGGGAACGGGGGAGTTGCGCCGCTGAACCGGGTCGTCGCGCCCGACCTGCTCGTTACCTCACCGGCGCCGATCGATGCCCCCGCGATGCGCCGGCTGGGACGTGTCGCCGGGGTCACCGAGACCCTCCGCGTCGCCGCGGGAACGGTCGGCGTCGGGTCGGGCAGCGCCGTCGTGCTCGGCGTCGAGCCGTCCACCTTCCGGGCCTGGACACCGCTCGCGTCGGCCAAGTCGGACGCGCTCTGGCGTGCGCTCGCCGAGGAGCAGCTCGTGCTGACCTTCGAGGCCCGCGAGGCCCGCGGCCTCACGCTCGGCGACACCTATGCGGTGACGGCCGAGCGGGCGCTGCCGCTGCGGCTCGGCGCACTCGCCGCGCTCGACCTGCCCCGCGTGGGCGGGCTCGTGACCTCCTCCACGGCACGCGGGCTCGGGCTGACCGACGGTGGGGCGGTCCTCGTCAACGCCCCGGCCGCCACCGCGGGCACTCCGAGCGCCGTGCGCAAGGCTCTCGGCCCCCGCGCCCGGGTGACGGCCGTCCGCGCGCCGCGGTCCGAGCCGGCGGAGCCGACGCCCACCGGTGAGCCCGGCACCTACCGCGAGCTGTACGAGCGGGCGGCATCGCGTTGTCCCGGGCTGTCCTGGGCGGTCCTCGCCGCGATCGGGCAGGTCGAGAGTGACCACGGACGCAACATGGGCCCGTCGACCGCGGGCGCGCTCGGTCCGATGCAGTTCCTGCCCTCGACCTGGCGGTCGTTCGGCGTCGACGGCAACGGCGACGGCCGGCGCGACATCTGGGACCCGTACGACGCGGTGCCGGCCGCCGCCGACTACCTCTGCGAGCACGGCGCGGGCCGCGGCGGGGCGGGACTGTCCACCGCGGTCTTCGCCTACAACCACTCCGACAGCTACGTGCGGCAGGTGCTCGACCTCGCCGAGGCGTACGCCGGATCGAGCTGA
- a CDS encoding DUF3071 domain-containing protein — protein MQELRLVGISDEGDHLLLAAPDATGAHFRVPLDGRIRAAVQGAAARPGQLEKQMESTVRPKEIQTRIRAGQSPEEVASAAGLPLERIEAFATPVIRERMHITELAQKTAVRRPGESQPNAELGELVRQRLQARGVDPDDLDWDSWRREDGTWKVRLQYKLANRSGVAEWIYDVSARHVRPVDDEAASLVSANGTVRPEPPVEEVVERPRLAAVGGGVEPASSIVEPQEPLADDNDTQPLRIARQPAKANKRASVPSWDEIIFGTRRQKD, from the coding sequence ATGCAGGAATTGCGCCTCGTCGGGATCAGTGACGAGGGCGACCACCTGCTCCTCGCCGCTCCCGATGCCACAGGTGCGCATTTCCGTGTGCCACTCGACGGGCGGATCCGCGCCGCCGTCCAGGGCGCGGCGGCGCGTCCCGGGCAGCTCGAGAAGCAGATGGAGAGCACGGTGCGACCAAAAGAGATCCAGACCCGCATCCGCGCCGGTCAGAGCCCGGAAGAGGTCGCCAGTGCCGCCGGGCTCCCGCTGGAGCGCATCGAGGCGTTCGCCACCCCGGTGATCAGGGAACGCATGCACATCACCGAGCTCGCGCAGAAGACGGCGGTGCGCCGTCCCGGCGAGTCGCAGCCCAACGCCGAGCTCGGCGAGCTGGTCCGCCAGCGACTGCAGGCCAGGGGCGTCGACCCCGACGACCTCGACTGGGACTCCTGGCGGCGCGAGGACGGCACCTGGAAGGTGCGGCTGCAGTACAAGCTCGCCAACCGCAGCGGCGTCGCGGAGTGGATCTACGACGTGTCCGCGCGCCACGTCCGCCCGGTCGACGACGAGGCCGCGTCCCTGGTGAGCGCCAACGGCACGGTGCGTCCCGAGCCTCCGGTCGAGGAGGTCGTCGAGCGGCCCCGGTTGGCCGCGGTGGGTGGCGGCGTGGAGCCGGCTTCCTCGATCGTCGAGCCGCAGGAACCCCTCGCCGACGACAACGACACCCAGCCGCTGCGCATCGCCCGCCAACCAGCCAAGGCCAACAAGCGCGCGTCGGTGCCGTCCTGGGACGAGATCATCTTCGGCACCCGCCGACAGAAGGACTGA
- a CDS encoding PH domain-containing protein, producing the protein MCAPDRCDARFGGRLVTDQYRADDVSLAAPAIAAPGTVQRLSARSLVVDPIKRLGTFALPLAAAFVISGHFTVDRAAYYGLAGGLLSIAYSLIRWATFRYALHDNRLDITSGLLARKSRSIPLDRIRGVDLTASPMHRLMRLVVVRVDAAAGGTGRADEGVLDAVTAAEGARLRRLLLARRSAAPAADAEAPEVAQVPGRDDQPRTVLARVRRSWFLMSPLTGAYLFAPLALLGTIWGWVAQSDTIGQRQVQGAAAWLVADPWLVGFAALAFLVLGFPIASVAMTALLNWDFTVRGTPDALELERGLLTRRHVTLERRRLRGWELVEALPARMVRAGRLRALVTGIGAESHHSRAELLPVAPVERAYALAVTTVGARPETLTAHPRAALRRRLFRAIVPWTVLAIAAFATGAPEAGVPLLALALLGIPLGVDRYRSLGHAYDGELVSVRGGSWSRRTVVLQRRAVVGWQVRQTIFQRRQQVATLVVGVGAGSGGYAATDMDADSVATFAHEVTPRWLAPFVSEEATPAEPTR; encoded by the coding sequence ATGTGTGCTCCGGACCGCTGCGATGCTCGCTTTGGAGGACGCCTCGTGACGGACCAGTACCGAGCCGACGACGTGTCATTGGCGGCGCCTGCCATCGCCGCGCCGGGCACCGTGCAGCGGTTGAGCGCGCGGAGCCTCGTCGTCGACCCGATCAAGCGGCTCGGCACGTTCGCGCTGCCGCTGGCCGCGGCGTTCGTCATCTCCGGGCACTTCACCGTCGACCGGGCCGCGTACTACGGGCTCGCCGGCGGCCTGCTGTCCATCGCGTACTCGCTGATCCGCTGGGCGACGTTCCGCTACGCCCTGCACGACAACCGGCTCGACATCACCTCGGGCCTGCTGGCCAGGAAGTCGCGGTCGATCCCGCTCGATCGGATCAGGGGAGTCGACCTGACGGCCTCGCCGATGCACCGCCTGATGCGGCTCGTCGTGGTACGCGTCGACGCCGCCGCGGGCGGCACGGGGCGTGCGGACGAAGGCGTTCTCGACGCGGTCACGGCAGCCGAGGGCGCGCGCCTGCGGCGGCTGCTGCTCGCGCGCCGGTCCGCCGCGCCCGCGGCGGACGCCGAGGCACCGGAGGTCGCGCAGGTGCCCGGCCGAGACGACCAGCCGCGGACGGTGCTCGCCCGCGTCAGGCGATCCTGGTTCCTGATGTCGCCGCTCACCGGCGCCTACCTGTTCGCCCCGCTCGCGCTGCTGGGCACGATCTGGGGCTGGGTGGCGCAGAGCGACACCATCGGCCAGCGCCAGGTGCAGGGCGCGGCGGCCTGGCTCGTCGCCGACCCCTGGCTCGTCGGATTCGCGGCGCTCGCGTTCCTCGTGCTCGGCTTCCCGATCGCGTCCGTCGCCATGACCGCCCTGCTCAACTGGGACTTCACTGTTCGCGGTACTCCCGACGCGCTGGAGCTCGAACGCGGCCTGCTCACCCGGCGTCACGTCACGCTGGAACGGCGGCGGCTGCGCGGGTGGGAGCTCGTCGAGGCACTGCCCGCGCGCATGGTGCGTGCGGGTCGGCTGCGCGCGCTCGTCACCGGGATCGGTGCGGAGTCGCACCACTCGCGCGCCGAGCTGCTGCCGGTCGCCCCCGTCGAGCGGGCCTACGCGCTCGCGGTCACGACGGTCGGCGCGCGGCCGGAGACGCTGACCGCCCATCCGCGCGCCGCCCTTCGCCGCCGGCTGTTCCGCGCGATCGTGCCGTGGACGGTCCTGGCGATCGCCGCGTTCGCCACCGGGGCGCCCGAGGCGGGCGTGCCGCTGCTCGCGCTCGCGCTGCTCGGCATCCCGCTCGGCGTGGACAGGTACCGGTCGCTCGGTCACGCGTACGACGGCGAGCTGGTGAGCGTCCGCGGCGGCTCGTGGTCACGGCGCACCGTGGTGCTGCAGCGGCGCGCGGTCGTGGGCTGGCAGGTGCGGCAGACGATCTTCCAGCGGCGGCAACAGGTGGCCACCCTCGTCGTCGGCGTGGGCGCAGGGAGCGGCGGCTACGCGGCGACCGATATGGACGCCGACTCGGTCGCCACGTTCGCGCACGAGGTCACCCCGCGCTGGCTCGCACCGTTCGTGTCCGAGGAGGCGACCCCGGCGGAGCCGACGCGCTAG
- a CDS encoding PH domain-containing protein: protein MRAPAHTVSRRAVYQWVVEGFVQFAILLAIGLLITWWNPDFLPDAASRWRWILPIALGLFGLLFVVVEPVWRYRVHRWEVTAGVVFTRAGWLSREWRVVPVSRIQSVDTQRGVLQRMFGLATLVVQTASHAGSSQIVGLPADVAVRLSFDLAQQANLLEDDAT, encoded by the coding sequence CTGCGCGCTCCCGCGCACACCGTCTCCCGGCGAGCCGTCTACCAGTGGGTCGTCGAGGGATTCGTGCAGTTCGCGATCCTGCTCGCGATCGGGTTGCTGATCACGTGGTGGAACCCCGACTTCCTCCCCGACGCGGCGTCGCGCTGGCGGTGGATCCTGCCGATCGCGCTCGGGCTGTTCGGTCTGCTCTTCGTGGTGGTGGAGCCGGTGTGGCGCTACCGCGTGCACCGCTGGGAGGTGACCGCAGGCGTCGTGTTCACCCGGGCCGGATGGCTCAGCCGCGAGTGGCGGGTGGTGCCGGTGAGCCGCATCCAGTCGGTCGACACCCAGCGGGGAGTGCTCCAGCGGATGTTCGGCCTGGCGACGCTCGTCGTGCAGACCGCCTCGCACGCCGGGTCGAGCCAGATCGTCGGGCTGCCCGCCGACGTCGCCGTCCGGCTCTCGTTCGACCTCGCCCAGCAGGCCAACCTGCTCGAGGACGACGCCACATGA